In Acipenser ruthenus chromosome 6, fAciRut3.2 maternal haplotype, whole genome shotgun sequence, the following proteins share a genomic window:
- the nphp1 gene encoding nephrocystin-1 yields MPPSKRSGPLQTVQRSTDDLKKQVGSLLKDIQHPDAAQPTKRTEAFQRSIQLQKFVKETLTTLHKLKKTDEPAPVGNYDQRKQDEEKRLLKMLQQLQTVAELSNADKVYHHKDAEKPGTSQLKEDESEEEEEEDEEEEEEEEDEEEEEEEEEDGEDSVEEQPTVNQYISISDFVAQQEGDLTIKKGEVLTILNKKPDGWWVAQDSRGNQGEVPKTYLQVYRKAGEEDESESEEDAEDDEIEVTAPAVKRTESGNLSNLDAARKTVSEINATDVLSTMGAIPTGFRPSTLSQLLEEGKKFKSSYYIQPELSHSQLAFKDLLWDPEQGSVRARLARVSLNLTLWSCRMIPLPGAGIHVLSRHVRLCVFDGTRVLSNIHTVRATTQLKNPKTWTFSPRVSGILPSLLDGDCFIRSNSQSPELGVLFELGVTYIRNATGERGELSCGWAFLKLFDASGVPVPYKTYELVVNGGTPYEKGVEVDPSLTRRASNSVFQQMMTSRRHPKLLVKLKSPNTKTRTTLNLLPDTLVGSTCCIHLLAFYRQILADALLRDRISVQNAELICSPVLASFPQVMEQADLMDALRSVWSEKESSLKRSEKRDSEFLKSMFKQLYHDSVYTLLHSTALPALRWADEEAEASRWKVIADFLRLNREKNGSLFSLLSPEMAHEAFDISEISYDFLGMAREAAATA; encoded by the exons ATGCCACCATCGAAAAGATCAGGTCCGTTGCAAACTGTACAAAGAAGCACAGACGACCTTAAAAAGCAG gttGGCAGTTTGCTCAAAGATATCCAGCATCCAGATGCTGCTCAGCCTACTAAAAGAACTGAAGCTTTTCAAAG GAGTATTCAGTTACAGAAATTTGTTAAAGAAACTTTGACTACTTTACATAAGTTAAAGAAA acAGACGAGCCTGCACCGGTGGGCAATTATGATCAAAGAAAACAAGATGAAGAAAAGAGATTGCTAAAAATGCTCCAACAGCTGCAAACTGTGGCAGAGCTATCGAATGCAGATAAAGTATATCATCACAA AGATGCAGAAAAACCAGGCACTTCTCAACTAAAAGAAGATGAAagcgaggaggaggaagaagaagatgaggaggaggaggaagaagaagaagatgaggaagaagaagaagaagaagaagaagatgggGAAGATTCTGTTGAAGAACAACCTACTGTAAATCAGTATATTTCCATCAGTGACTTTGTTGCCCAGCAAGAGGGCGATCTAACAATTAAG aaaggtgaaGTCCTGACAATTCTTAATAAAAAACCTGATGGCTGGTGGGTCGCTCAAGACTCCAGAGGGAACCAGGGTGAGGTTCCAAAAACATATCTGCAG GTGTATAGAAAGGCTGGTGAAGAAGATGAATCTGAGAGCGAGGAAGATGCAGAAGATGATGAGATAGAAGTAACTGCTCCAGCAGTGAAAAGGACAGAAAG TGGTAATCTATCAAACTTGGATGCTGCCAGGAAAACCGTTTCAGAG ATTAATGCAACTGATGTACTGTCTACCATGGGAGCCATCCCAACTGGATTTAGACCATCTACACTGTCACAGCTCCTAGAAGAAG GAAAAAAATTTAAGTCAAGTTACTACATTCAGCCTGAGTTAAGTCATTCACAGTTGGCTTTTAAAGACCTGCTTTGGGACCCTGAACAAGGAAGT gTACGTGCCAGGTTAGCCCGGGTATCATTGAATTTGACATTATGGAGCTGTAGAATGATCCCCCTGCCTGGGGCAGGTATTCATGTTCTCAGTAGACATGTCCGACTTTGTGTTTTTGATGGAACCAGA GTTTTGAGCAATATCCATACAGTCAGAGCCACAACACAACTAAAGAACCCTAAAACCTGGACCTTTTCTCCAAGA GTATCAGGTATTCTTCCAAGCCTTCTGGATGGAGATTGTTTTATAAGGTCAAATTCCCAGTCTCCAGAACTAGGAGTTTTATTTGAACTTGGGGTCACCTACATTCGAAAT GCAACAGGGGAGCGTGGGGAGCTGAGCTGTGGTTGGGCTTTCCTGAAGCTTTTTGATGCCAGTGGAGTTCCAGTTCCATACAA AACATATGAGCTTGTTGTAAATGGGGGAACACCATATGAGAAAGGGGTTGAGGTTGACCCATCTTTAACTAGAAGAG CAAGCAATAGTGTTTTCCAGCAGATGATGACATCAAGAAGACATCCTAAACTCTTGGTCAAGCTGAAATCTCCCAACACTAAAACAAGGACAACTTTGAA CCTCCTCCCTGACACCTTAGTAGGCAGCACATGCTGCATTCACTTGCTGGCATTTTATAGACAGATCCTTGCTGATGCACTGTTGCGAGACCGGATTAGTGTGCAGAATGCTG AACTAATCTGCAGCCCCGTGCTGGCATCTTTCCCACAAGTCATGGAACAAGCAGACCTTATGGATGCTCTCAGG AGTGTGTGGTCAGAGAAGGAAAGTAGTTTAAAGAGATCTGAAAAG AGAGACAGTGAGTTCCTGAAGTCCATGTTTAAGCAGCTTTACCATGACAGTGTGTACACCCTCCTTCACTCCACTGCTCTGCCTGCTCTCAGGTGGGCAGATGAAGAGGCCGAAGCTTCTCGATGGAAGGTCATTGCAGACTTTCTCAGGTTAAACAGAGAGAAAAACGGCTCTCTCTTTTCCTTGCTCTCTCCGGAAATGGCACATGAAGCATTTGATATCTCAGAGATATCGTATGATTTTCTAGGAATGGCAAGAGAGGCAGCTGCTACAGCATAA